The Pseudanabaena galeata CCNP1313 genome includes a region encoding these proteins:
- a CDS encoding prohibitin family protein: MSFIISAIASLVSILVFFNNKKIVDNRIAQLVIQAIAGLIALVTTINALSRLIIVIPAGNVGVEDFQGKVSDRSLTAGLHVINPFADVVQFSVRLRDLKEEMGATSKEGLALGIDVSIQYRIDPAKAPSIYLNIGTEESEIVTSRFRSISREIVAGYSAEDVYATKREEVGLKIAEKLRSQLAPIGFIVDEALLRNVKVPETLQAAIQQRLKAEQENLQMKFVLEKEKQEADRKRIEAKGSADAQKILAEGLTPAVLQLRQIEATEKLAQSQNSKLVILGNSQNTPLILPVDRESARAIAPTP; this comes from the coding sequence ATGTCATTTATCATTTCCGCGATCGCCTCACTCGTCTCGATATTGGTATTTTTTAATAACAAAAAAATTGTTGATAATCGTATTGCCCAACTGGTGATTCAGGCGATCGCAGGGTTAATCGCTTTAGTTACTACGATCAATGCCTTGAGCCGCTTGATTATTGTGATTCCTGCGGGAAATGTTGGCGTGGAAGATTTTCAGGGAAAGGTCAGTGATCGCAGCTTAACCGCAGGGCTACATGTGATTAATCCCTTTGCGGATGTGGTGCAGTTTTCAGTGCGATTACGCGATCTCAAGGAAGAAATGGGGGCAACCTCCAAGGAAGGTTTGGCTTTGGGGATAGATGTCAGCATTCAATATCGAATTGATCCTGCGAAAGCACCGAGTATTTACCTGAATATTGGCACTGAAGAAAGCGAAATTGTGACTTCACGATTTCGGTCGATTTCTCGCGAAATTGTGGCTGGATATTCTGCCGAAGATGTTTATGCCACTAAGCGCGAGGAAGTTGGACTAAAAATTGCCGAAAAATTGCGATCGCAACTTGCGCCGATTGGTTTCATTGTGGATGAGGCTCTATTGCGAAACGTGAAAGTTCCTGAAACCTTGCAAGCAGCCATTCAGCAACGACTCAAAGCTGAGCAGGAAAATTTGCAAATGAAATTTGTCTTAGAAAAAGAGAAGCAAGAAGCCGATCGCAAACGAATCGAGGCAAAGGGCAGCGCTGATGCTCAAAAGATCTTGGCAGAAGGACTCACGCCTGCGGTTTTGCAATTACGCCAAATCGAAGCGACTGAAAAACTAGCGCAATCTCAAAACTCTAAACTAGTAATTCTTGGCAATAGTCAAAATACACCTTTAATTTTGCCTGTTGATCGTGAATCTGCTAGAGCTATTGCGCCAACACCATAA
- a CDS encoding beta-ketoacyl-ACP synthase III codes for MTNIESSLVGVRFVGSGSAVPDRVLSNHDLAQMVDTTDEWIASRTGIRERHIADGENDSVANLAAQAGQKAIAAAGLTPEDIDLIILSTSTSDDLFGTAGRVQKILGAERAVAFDLVAACSGFVFGVVTASQYIRTGVYKNILLIGADVLSRWVDWQDRRTCILFGDGAGAVVLQASSESKPQDHLLGFEMRSDGKGNDLLNINYLGRSTFEPISMNGQEVYRFAVRRVPEVIEKSLHYAHLEVHDLDWLILHQANQRIIDAVVNRFGIDPAKAVSNMGKYGNTSAASIPIALDEWVQAGKIQPDHLIAIAGFGAGLSWGSAVLRWG; via the coding sequence ATGACTAATATTGAATCTTCTCTCGTCGGAGTGCGTTTTGTCGGAAGCGGTTCCGCTGTCCCCGATCGCGTACTTAGCAATCACGATCTCGCGCAGATGGTAGATACCACTGACGAGTGGATTGCCTCGCGTACAGGCATCAGAGAGCGTCACATTGCTGATGGCGAGAATGATTCGGTGGCAAATCTGGCAGCACAAGCAGGACAGAAGGCGATCGCCGCCGCAGGGCTGACACCCGAAGATATTGACCTGATTATTTTGTCTACATCAACCAGTGATGATTTGTTTGGCACAGCAGGACGAGTTCAAAAAATCTTGGGAGCCGAACGAGCCGTTGCCTTTGATCTAGTGGCTGCATGTTCAGGATTTGTATTTGGCGTAGTCACAGCTTCGCAATATATCCGCACAGGGGTTTATAAAAATATCTTGTTGATCGGTGCAGATGTGCTTTCGCGTTGGGTCGATTGGCAAGATCGTCGCACTTGTATTTTGTTTGGTGATGGGGCTGGGGCTGTCGTTTTACAAGCTAGTAGTGAAAGTAAGCCCCAAGATCATCTCTTAGGTTTCGAGATGCGAAGTGATGGCAAGGGTAATGATTTACTTAATATCAATTATTTGGGGCGTAGCACCTTTGAACCCATCAGTATGAATGGTCAAGAAGTCTATCGGTTTGCAGTGAGGCGCGTTCCTGAAGTGATCGAAAAATCCTTGCACTATGCTCATCTGGAAGTTCATGATCTCGATTGGCTAATTTTGCATCAAGCTAATCAGCGCATTATTGATGCTGTAGTCAACCGTTTTGGCATCGATCCCGCGAAGGCAGTCAGCAATATGGGTAAATATGGCAATACTTCCGCCGCCTCCATCCCGATCGCCCTTGATGAGTGGGTACAGGCTGGCAAAATACAACCCGATCATTTAATTGCGATCGCAGGTTTTGGTGCAGGCTTAAGCTGGGGTTCAGCAGTATTGCGTTGGGGATAA
- a CDS encoding helix-turn-helix domain-containing protein, whose amino-acid sequence MQTGKAYSQDLRERVIAGYQKGKTTMKEVADRFAVSRSWVNNLVQRQKQTGSVAAKPHGGGAVAKVNATHYPILEAIIEGQNDITLLEISQRFAEKTEILVSQSTICRALQEIELTRKKKLFMPTNKKVKQSNS is encoded by the coding sequence ATGCAAACAGGAAAAGCGTATTCACAGGATTTGAGAGAACGAGTAATCGCAGGGTATCAAAAAGGAAAAACCACGATGAAAGAAGTAGCCGATAGGTTTGCAGTAAGTCGAAGCTGGGTCAATAATCTGGTACAAAGACAAAAACAAACAGGGAGTGTGGCGGCAAAACCCCATGGAGGAGGAGCAGTAGCCAAAGTCAACGCAACCCATTACCCAATCCTAGAAGCAATCATTGAAGGACAAAATGATATAACCTTGCTAGAAATCAGTCAAAGGTTCGCGGAAAAGACAGAGATATTGGTAAGTCAGTCCACGATTTGTCGAGCCTTACAGGAAATCGAGTTAACCCGCAAAAAAAAACTTTTCATGCCGACAAACAAGAAAGTGAAGCAGTCAAACAGTTGA
- a CDS encoding alpha/beta fold hydrolase, which translates to MANAMQYRNWYFRGWRSRYGFCRSQNSDRTKPPILLIHGFGAAIDHWRGNIPALAENHTVYAIDLMGFGGSEKPPTRYSIHLWVEQVFQFWQKFINVPMVIIGNSIGSLVATIAASHHPEIASGVVVISLPDIAAFNDMVPKALQPIERTVKAIVSAFLVKPLFHLVRQPFTIRLVLKGIVYCDRRRVDDQLVEIIAKPARDRQSAEAFLRLNCSINQPNYSPNLTQALSHLQVPLLILWGSCDRLIPPSEGKRLVKYAPNATLIYLEGLGHCAHDDHPERVNHEILSWLA; encoded by the coding sequence ATGGCTAATGCAATGCAATATCGCAACTGGTATTTTCGAGGATGGCGATCGCGTTATGGCTTTTGTCGATCGCAGAATTCTGATCGTACTAAGCCGCCAATTCTCCTAATTCATGGATTTGGAGCAGCGATCGATCATTGGCGTGGCAATATTCCTGCCTTAGCAGAAAATCATACTGTCTATGCGATTGATTTAATGGGCTTTGGCGGCTCAGAGAAACCACCAACGCGCTATTCAATCCATCTATGGGTAGAGCAAGTTTTTCAGTTTTGGCAGAAGTTTATTAATGTGCCAATGGTAATTATTGGTAACTCAATTGGGTCTCTGGTTGCGACGATCGCGGCGAGTCATCATCCCGAAATTGCCTCAGGTGTAGTTGTCATCAGCTTGCCTGATATCGCTGCTTTTAACGATATGGTTCCCAAAGCATTACAACCAATTGAACGCACGGTTAAGGCGATCGTCTCGGCATTTCTAGTTAAACCGCTATTCCATTTAGTGCGCCAACCCTTTACGATTCGTTTAGTTCTGAAGGGAATTGTCTATTGCGATCGCCGTCGAGTGGATGATCAATTAGTAGAAATTATTGCTAAACCTGCTCGCGATCGCCAATCTGCCGAAGCTTTTCTTCGTCTCAATTGCAGCATTAATCAACCTAATTATTCGCCCAACTTAACTCAAGCTCTTTCTCATTTACAAGTTCCCTTGTTAATCCTATGGGGAAGTTGCGATCGTCTAATTCCACCATCTGAGGGGAAGCGATTAGTGAAGTATGCCCCTAATGCGACTTTAATCTATTTGGAAGGACTGGGGCATTGCGCCCACGACGATCATCCTGAGCGCGTCAACCATGAAATTTTAAGTTGGCTAGCTTGA
- a CDS encoding Uma2 family endonuclease yields MFQTATREITFEEFLDWYPDGYGRYELYDGAIVEMQPTGTHEQVGSFTATKLAVEIDRYSMDCFIPRQAFVKPMDSHRSGYIPDVIVLNQAALEFEPLWKKRSTITKGETIRLAIEIASTNWQDDYLTKLRGYETLSIPEYWIIDYLGLGGRRYIGFPKQPTLSIYNLVDGEYEVQQFRGSDRLISNTFPQLTLTAEQIFNSGKDF; encoded by the coding sequence ATGTTTCAAACTGCGACTAGGGAAATTACCTTTGAAGAGTTTCTCGATTGGTATCCCGATGGCTATGGCCGTTATGAACTTTATGATGGAGCGATCGTCGAAATGCAGCCTACAGGAACCCATGAACAAGTAGGCAGTTTTACGGCGACAAAATTAGCAGTAGAAATCGATCGCTACTCCATGGATTGCTTCATTCCCCGTCAAGCATTTGTGAAACCGATGGATTCCCATCGGTCGGGTTACATCCCTGATGTGATCGTCCTCAATCAAGCAGCCTTAGAATTTGAACCCCTGTGGAAAAAGCGTTCCACCATTACTAAAGGTGAAACAATTAGGTTGGCAATCGAGATAGCTAGTACCAACTGGCAAGATGACTATTTAACGAAGTTGAGGGGCTATGAAACTTTAAGTATTCCTGAATATTGGATTATTGATTATCTTGGCTTGGGTGGGCGACGCTATATCGGTTTTCCAAAACAGCCAACCTTGTCGATTTATAATCTGGTCGATGGAGAGTATGAAGTACAACAATTTCGAGGTAGCGATCGCTTGATATCGAACACTTTCCCACAGCTAACGTTAACCGCAGAGCAAATTTTTAATTCGGGTAAAGATTTTTGA
- a CDS encoding IS630 family transposase, translated as MSSLTGNRVNPQKKTFHADKQESEAVKQLRLEYQLIMWAIETNNLVFIDESGTNLNMARTYARSKKGTRAHGCKPHNKGKNLTIIAAIAITGVIAALSFFGSNNAVTFLFYVTEVLVPQLNDTMVVVMDNLNLHCSDEVRTAIENTGAKLIFLPTYSPDLSPIEMFWSKIKSILRSIAPRTTEQLYDAITLAFNSVSDSDFFGWFYECDARTTLI; from the coding sequence TTGTCGAGCCTTACAGGAAATCGAGTTAACCCGCAAAAAAAAACTTTTCATGCCGACAAACAAGAAAGTGAAGCAGTCAAACAGTTGAGACTAGAATATCAACTGATAATGTGGGCAATCGAAACCAATAATCTGGTGTTTATCGATGAGTCAGGCACAAACCTAAATATGGCTAGGACTTATGCAAGGTCAAAAAAAGGCACAAGGGCGCATGGCTGTAAACCACACAACAAAGGTAAAAATCTGACCATCATTGCGGCGATCGCGATTACGGGGGTAATTGCGGCTCTATCATTTTTTGGCAGTAACAATGCGGTAACTTTTTTGTTTTATGTGACTGAGGTACTTGTACCACAGCTAAACGATACGATGGTCGTCGTGATGGATAATCTCAATCTCCACTGTAGCGATGAGGTCAGAACTGCGATTGAGAATACTGGCGCTAAACTGATTTTCTTGCCCACTTATTCTCCTGATTTATCACCGATTGAGATGTTTTGGTCAAAAATCAAATCCATTCTGCGTTCGATTGCTCCGAGAACCACTGAGCAGCTTTATGATGCTATCACTCTCGCTTTCAATTCTGTTTCCGATTCTGACTTCTTTGGCTGGTTTTACGAATGTGACGCTCGTACCACGCTCATTTGA
- a CDS encoding amino acid ABC transporter substrate-binding protein gives MSLMPKHLPKTAALLKHKAQKPSGQTPLRQWCFFASLTIALLSGCQPAPTPSPTVTPTATTTPMADTTIKDKAPEGILERVKARGKLICGVNGKLSGFSYVDEKGVWSGLDVDYCQAIAAAVLGDAKAVEFKPLLAKDRFTAIQRGEVDVLMRNTTRTLTRDVATNISFAPTTFFDGQGVMLRIGAKPTASPTSSPSPATSMSPSPTASASPTPSPTSTPSADKESNKTDQQTPKTTEELAIALKELTDKKICVETGINATNLESTFKEANIAIEAIILPDLDEVLNAYSKGDCEAISSEKSQLAAWRSKLPRPADHKILDLSLSREPLSPALVGNDDRWRDVVTWIIYATFYADELGINMNNYTIFKDTKNPEVARFLGTSDSLGIELGLAPDWTTQILKQVGNYSDIYNRNLAPLDIPRGLNRTWKQGGLLYSMPFR, from the coding sequence ATGAGCTTAATGCCTAAGCATTTACCGAAAACTGCTGCCCTCCTAAAACATAAAGCCCAAAAGCCATCTGGACAGACTCCTCTAAGGCAATGGTGTTTTTTTGCAAGCTTAACGATCGCTTTGCTGTCAGGATGTCAACCAGCGCCAACGCCAAGCCCCACAGTCACCCCAACCGCGACAACGACCCCAATGGCTGACACCACCATCAAAGATAAAGCTCCAGAGGGGATTTTAGAACGAGTGAAAGCTCGTGGGAAGCTCATCTGTGGTGTAAATGGCAAACTATCTGGCTTTAGCTACGTTGACGAAAAAGGGGTATGGAGTGGCTTAGACGTAGACTATTGCCAAGCGATCGCGGCAGCGGTTTTGGGAGATGCCAAAGCAGTTGAGTTTAAACCATTACTAGCCAAGGATCGCTTTACGGCGATCCAAAGAGGGGAAGTCGATGTCTTGATGCGAAATACGACCCGCACGTTAACCCGTGATGTCGCCACGAATATTTCCTTTGCGCCCACAACTTTTTTTGACGGTCAGGGGGTGATGCTTAGGATTGGGGCAAAACCAACAGCTTCTCCGACGAGTTCGCCCAGTCCCGCAACTTCCATGTCGCCTTCACCAACCGCCTCAGCGTCCCCCACTCCTAGCCCTACTAGTACACCTTCCGCCGACAAAGAGAGCAACAAAACGGATCAACAAACACCTAAAACCACTGAAGAATTAGCGATCGCCCTCAAAGAACTCACCGACAAAAAAATCTGTGTGGAAACAGGAATCAACGCCACCAATCTAGAATCTACATTCAAAGAAGCAAATATAGCGATCGAGGCGATCATCTTGCCTGATCTCGATGAAGTCTTGAATGCTTATTCAAAAGGTGATTGCGAAGCAATTTCTTCAGAAAAATCGCAACTTGCTGCATGGAGAAGTAAGTTACCCCGTCCTGCCGATCACAAAATTCTCGATCTGAGCTTGTCGAGGGAACCCCTTAGCCCAGCCCTAGTTGGTAATGACGATCGCTGGCGGGATGTGGTGACATGGATAATCTATGCCACTTTCTACGCCGACGAATTGGGTATTAATATGAATAATTACACGATTTTTAAGGACACTAAAAATCCTGAAGTGGCGAGATTTCTTGGCACATCCGACTCTTTGGGGATTGAACTGGGACTTGCTCCTGATTGGACTACCCAAATCCTCAAGCAAGTGGGCAATTACAGTGATATCTACAATCGCAATCTTGCGCCCCTAGATATTCCCCGTGGTCTAAATCGCACTTGGAAGCAAGGTGGTTTGCTCTATTCGATGCCATTTCGTTAA
- a CDS encoding response regulator, which produces MKTAIAQQYPLQILIAEDNLVNQKVAARLFQKLGYIVDIANNGLEVIEMLRSRTYDLIFMDIQMPIMDGLEATAKILEEWNFAVRPRIIAMTANAMPSDREECLAAGMDDFLSKPIQIEKLIAAIKRSQIHALS; this is translated from the coding sequence TTGAAAACCGCTATAGCGCAGCAATATCCTTTACAAATTTTGATTGCTGAGGATAATCTTGTGAATCAGAAAGTTGCTGCACGGCTGTTTCAAAAATTGGGCTACATCGTTGATATTGCCAATAATGGACTTGAAGTAATTGAAATGCTACGATCGCGTACCTACGATCTGATCTTTATGGATATTCAAATGCCCATCATGGATGGGTTAGAAGCCACAGCCAAAATTTTGGAAGAATGGAACTTTGCGGTGCGTCCTCGGATTATTGCGATGACAGCAAATGCCATGCCTAGCGATCGCGAAGAGTGCTTGGCGGCAGGAATGGATGATTTTCTGAGTAAGCCTATCCAAATTGAAAAATTAATTGCTGCTATTAAGCGATCACAAATTCATGCGTTGTCATAG
- the plsX gene encoding phosphate acyltransferase PlsX yields MRIAVDAMGGDFAPREIIEGAILAQAQLGVDIALVGDRDILANYLKQHNYQESDRLEIVPSEGIIEMDDEPLEGLRRKPNSSIAVAMNLVKRKQADAVVSAGHSGAAMAAALLRLGRLSGVDRPAIGALFPTQVAHKPVLLLDVGANVDCRPKFLEQFAIMGSLYSQYAIGIKEPKVGLLNIGEEACKGNELAIRVHQALQDNPQITFAGNAEGRDILKGQFDVIVCDGFAGNIVLKFAEGVGNAVMQILKEELPKGWRGKLGALILKPNLKKVKERIDADEYGGALLLGVAGICVISHGSSNAVSIRNAIRVAKDAVDNGVLDRIRGQIKPKVSVPADDTPDDPPT; encoded by the coding sequence GTGAGAATTGCAGTAGATGCGATGGGTGGGGACTTTGCCCCACGCGAAATAATCGAAGGAGCAATATTAGCTCAAGCCCAATTGGGTGTAGATATCGCGCTAGTGGGAGATCGCGACATTCTCGCTAATTACCTCAAGCAACATAACTATCAAGAAAGCGATCGCCTTGAGATCGTGCCATCAGAAGGGATCATCGAAATGGATGATGAGCCTCTCGAAGGGTTGCGCCGCAAGCCCAACTCCTCGATCGCCGTTGCCATGAACTTAGTTAAGCGCAAGCAAGCTGACGCTGTAGTTTCGGCTGGACATTCGGGTGCAGCTATGGCAGCCGCTCTATTGCGTTTAGGACGCTTATCGGGTGTAGATCGACCAGCGATCGGCGCACTATTTCCGACACAAGTCGCGCATAAACCCGTATTACTGCTCGATGTTGGAGCAAATGTAGACTGTCGCCCCAAGTTTTTAGAGCAGTTTGCCATCATGGGATCGCTCTATAGCCAATATGCGATCGGCATTAAAGAGCCAAAGGTTGGTTTGCTCAATATCGGTGAAGAAGCCTGTAAGGGCAACGAACTCGCAATTCGTGTTCACCAAGCGCTCCAAGACAATCCCCAAATTACCTTCGCAGGCAATGCTGAAGGGCGTGACATCCTTAAAGGTCAGTTTGATGTGATTGTTTGTGATGGTTTTGCAGGCAATATTGTCCTCAAATTTGCTGAAGGTGTCGGTAATGCCGTCATGCAAATTTTGAAGGAGGAACTGCCTAAAGGTTGGCGGGGCAAGCTGGGCGCATTAATCTTGAAACCTAATCTCAAAAAGGTGAAAGAGCGCATTGATGCCGATGAGTATGGTGGCGCTTTACTGCTCGGTGTGGCAGGTATTTGTGTGATCAGTCATGGTAGCTCTAACGCTGTAAGTATTCGTAACGCCATCCGTGTTGCCAAAGATGCTGTCGATAACGGCGTACTAGATCGCATTCGTGGTCAAATCAAGCCCAAGGTATCCGTCCCTGCGGACGACACGCCTGATGACCCACCAACTTAG